A portion of the Rhodococcus pseudokoreensis genome contains these proteins:
- a CDS encoding WhiB family transcriptional regulator → MELSYASYGTTDALRRSPVGSVRLIFGVGIPGHDGGAATTPASQNAAKDILAEHNSMTQIQKPADTRKVRSRKGIAVLTPGDAPLTDGHFTTEETDWRQRAACRGVDVSVFFSPEGERGRNRTRRERQARNICQSCLVLDQCRDTALAAGEPYGVWGGLTEADRRKGAHRLRRGGHRPIVPLHPRPAPIGPG, encoded by the coding sequence ATGGAACTGTCGTATGCCAGCTATGGGACCACCGACGCGCTGCGCCGAAGTCCCGTCGGATCGGTTCGTTTGATCTTTGGTGTCGGTATCCCCGGCCACGACGGCGGCGCCGCAACTACCCCAGCGTCGCAAAATGCTGCTAAAGACATTCTTGCCGAACATAATTCGATGACACAAATTCAGAAACCCGCCGACACCCGCAAGGTTCGATCACGTAAAGGAATCGCGGTGCTAACCCCCGGAGACGCCCCACTGACCGATGGACACTTCACCACCGAGGAGACGGACTGGCGGCAACGTGCCGCGTGTCGCGGCGTCGACGTATCGGTGTTCTTCTCGCCCGAAGGGGAGCGCGGTCGTAACCGTACCCGGCGCGAAAGGCAGGCCCGGAACATCTGTCAGTCCTGCCTCGTGCTCGATCAGTGCCGAGATACCGCACTGGCGGCGGGTGAACCGTATGGAGTCTGGGGCGGCCTGACCGAGGCCGACCGACGAAAGGGCGCCCACCGGCTTCGACGCGGCGGCCATCGACCGATCGTCCCACTGCATCCGCGACCTGCACCCATCGGCCCTGGATAA
- a CDS encoding acyl-CoA dehydrogenase family protein, whose product MTRLCETEGLSEDQVEILKAVRQFVEKKVIPVAQELEHSDTYPQEIVDGLKELGVFGLTIPEAYGGLGESLLTYALVVEEIARGWMSVSGVINTHFIVAYLLMQHGTEEQKQKYLPRMATGEVRGAFSMSEPALGSDVSAVSTKAVKQEDGSYAITGQKMWLTNGASSTLVALLTKTDEGAESVYKNMTTFLVEKEAGFGETAKGVTVPGKLEKMGYKGVETTELILDGHQIGAEQILGGQPGKGFSQMMDGVEVGRVNVAARACGLAIRGFELAIAYAQQRKTFGKIIAEHQAILFRIAEMATKVETIHTMMVRAARLKDTGRRMDVEAGMAKMLASEYANEVVEDSFRIHGGYGYSKEYEIERLMREVKFMLIGEGTSDIQKMIIGRSLLKDYKLE is encoded by the coding sequence ATGACCCGGTTGTGCGAGACCGAAGGCCTCTCCGAGGACCAGGTGGAGATCCTCAAGGCCGTTCGTCAGTTCGTGGAGAAAAAGGTCATCCCGGTGGCCCAAGAGCTCGAGCACTCCGACACCTATCCACAGGAGATCGTGGACGGGCTCAAGGAGTTGGGCGTCTTCGGTCTCACCATTCCCGAGGCGTACGGCGGTCTGGGCGAGTCGCTACTGACCTATGCACTGGTGGTCGAGGAGATCGCGCGCGGCTGGATGAGCGTCTCGGGCGTCATCAACACGCACTTCATCGTGGCATATCTGCTGATGCAGCACGGTACCGAGGAGCAGAAGCAGAAGTACCTGCCCCGCATGGCCACCGGCGAGGTGCGGGGCGCGTTCTCGATGTCGGAGCCCGCGCTCGGCTCGGACGTATCTGCGGTCTCCACGAAGGCGGTCAAACAGGAGGACGGCTCCTACGCGATTACCGGGCAGAAGATGTGGCTGACCAACGGTGCCTCCTCGACGTTGGTCGCACTGCTGACCAAGACCGACGAAGGCGCGGAGTCGGTGTACAAGAACATGACGACGTTCCTCGTTGAAAAGGAAGCCGGCTTCGGTGAGACCGCCAAGGGCGTGACCGTGCCGGGCAAGCTCGAAAAGATGGGCTACAAGGGCGTCGAGACCACCGAGCTCATCCTCGATGGTCACCAGATCGGTGCCGAGCAGATCCTGGGTGGGCAGCCGGGCAAGGGCTTCTCCCAGATGATGGACGGCGTCGAGGTCGGCCGGGTCAACGTCGCCGCCCGCGCCTGTGGCCTGGCGATCCGCGGCTTCGAGCTCGCGATCGCCTACGCCCAGCAACGCAAGACCTTCGGGAAGATCATCGCCGAGCACCAGGCGATCCTGTTCCGGATCGCGGAGATGGCCACCAAGGTGGAGACCATCCACACGATGATGGTCCGCGCCGCCCGGCTCAAGGACACCGGTCGCCGGATGGACGTCGAGGCCGGCATGGCCAAGATGCTCGCATCCGAGTACGCCAACGAGGTCGTGGAGGATTCCTTCCGCATCCACGGCGGCTACGGCTACTCCAAGGAATACGAGATCGAGCGGCTGATGCGCGAGGTCAAGTTCATGCTCATCGGCGAGGGCACCAGCGACATTCAGAAGATGATCATCGGGCGTTCCCTTCTCAAGGACTACAAGCTCGAGTAG
- a CDS encoding IS110 family transposase, with protein sequence MSEYDGKQFVGIDLHRQRSVIVRQTDSGEQLAVARIVNDPASLALQLEKAGEHPEVVLEATYGWYSAADTLQAAGAAVHLAHPLGVRGFRYRWVKKDVRDARDLADLLRMNRLAEAWIAPPATRELRELVRYRAKLVALRSGLKAQVHSVLAKAGVLIPVSDLFGVEGRERLTQVPLGVAYAQRVMSLLELIDVLDAHEGRFFDRIAAELRGHPGYRAIQELPGVGPTLGAVFVAEIGDVHRFTAPSHLCSWAGLTPKHRESDTVVRRGHITKQSSKPVRWAAVEAIQRQPAGTKISVDRKRIEARRGRNIAKVAAARKLLTLVYYGLRDGQIRALAHHTAAA encoded by the coding sequence ATGAGTGAGTATGACGGAAAACAGTTCGTCGGGATCGATCTACATCGGCAACGCTCGGTGATCGTCCGGCAAACCGATTCCGGTGAGCAACTCGCGGTGGCGCGAATCGTCAACGACCCCGCTTCACTCGCCCTGCAGCTCGAGAAGGCCGGAGAGCATCCGGAGGTGGTGCTCGAGGCAACCTATGGCTGGTACTCGGCGGCCGACACGCTGCAGGCGGCCGGTGCCGCGGTGCACCTTGCGCATCCATTGGGTGTCAGGGGATTCCGGTACCGGTGGGTGAAGAAGGATGTACGCGACGCCCGGGATCTGGCGGATCTGTTGCGGATGAACCGGTTGGCCGAAGCCTGGATTGCCCCGCCGGCGACGCGGGAACTGCGGGAACTGGTGCGCTACAGAGCCAAGCTCGTCGCGTTGCGGTCGGGACTGAAGGCCCAGGTGCACTCGGTGCTCGCCAAGGCCGGGGTGTTGATCCCGGTGTCGGACCTGTTCGGCGTCGAGGGGCGTGAGCGTCTGACGCAGGTGCCGCTCGGTGTCGCGTACGCGCAGCGGGTGATGTCGCTGCTCGAGCTGATCGACGTCCTCGACGCGCACGAGGGACGATTCTTCGACCGGATCGCCGCCGAGCTGCGTGGCCATCCTGGTTATCGGGCGATTCAGGAGCTGCCCGGGGTCGGCCCCACCCTCGGTGCCGTCTTCGTCGCGGAGATCGGTGACGTGCACCGGTTCACCGCCCCCAGTCACCTGTGTTCGTGGGCAGGCCTGACGCCCAAGCACCGCGAGTCCGACACCGTCGTGCGCCGCGGGCACATCACCAAGCAGAGCTCCAAACCGGTGCGCTGGGCGGCGGTAGAGGCCATCCAGCGGCAACCGGCCGGCACGAAGATCTCGGTCGACCGCAAACGCATCGAGGCCCGCCGCGGCAGGAACATCGCCAAGGTCGCCGCGGCCCGCAAACTGCTCACCCTCGTCTACTACGGGCTGCGTGACGGACAGATCCGCGCGCTGGCCCACCACACGGCGGCGGCGTGA
- a CDS encoding acyl-CoA dehydrogenase family protein, translated as MEPEELSGVLDAVRAFVRKDVVAAEDEIETSDRIPDGIRATAAAMGLFGYALPEEYGGMGFSAYEDALLAIEFGWTTPAFRSMFGTNNGIAGQVLVNAGTESQKKRFLPGLASGQLVASFALTEAEAGSDPSGLRTRAVRDGDDYLITGQKRFITNAATAQLLMVFARTDNATSGTKGISVFIVPTDTQGVTIGPKDAKMGQRGTATSELFFDNVRVPAENLVGEVEGEGFGTAMRSLVKGRIHVAAMATGMAFRLIDESLQHATTNSQGGQKLADFQLVQAMLAESQAEAQAGRALVLDAARAYDNGSDRLISPSSAKLFCTEMVGRVADRAVQIHGGMGYMREVAVERFYRDCRLFRLYEGTSEIQKLIIAKQMVKGFKG; from the coding sequence GTGGAACCAGAAGAATTAAGTGGCGTTCTCGATGCTGTTCGCGCCTTCGTTCGCAAGGACGTCGTGGCCGCCGAGGACGAGATCGAGACGTCTGACCGAATCCCCGACGGGATCCGTGCCACGGCAGCGGCGATGGGGCTCTTCGGTTATGCCCTGCCCGAAGAGTACGGAGGCATGGGCTTCTCGGCCTACGAGGACGCGTTGCTGGCCATCGAGTTCGGTTGGACGACGCCGGCTTTCCGGTCGATGTTCGGCACCAACAACGGCATCGCAGGGCAGGTGCTGGTCAACGCCGGAACCGAGTCCCAGAAGAAGCGCTTCCTACCGGGACTGGCCAGCGGGCAGCTGGTCGCGTCCTTCGCGCTGACAGAGGCCGAGGCGGGCTCGGACCCCAGCGGACTGCGCACACGGGCCGTCCGCGACGGCGACGATTACCTCATTACCGGTCAGAAGCGCTTCATCACCAACGCGGCCACCGCTCAGCTGCTCATGGTGTTCGCGCGGACCGACAACGCTACGAGCGGCACCAAGGGGATCTCCGTCTTCATCGTCCCCACCGACACGCAGGGCGTCACTATCGGACCTAAGGACGCGAAGATGGGGCAGCGCGGCACCGCCACCTCGGAGCTTTTCTTCGACAACGTGCGCGTGCCCGCTGAAAACCTCGTCGGCGAGGTCGAGGGCGAGGGATTCGGTACGGCCATGCGGTCCCTGGTCAAGGGTCGTATTCACGTCGCTGCGATGGCGACCGGCATGGCCTTCCGCCTGATCGACGAGAGCCTGCAGCACGCAACCACCAACTCTCAGGGTGGCCAGAAGCTGGCTGACTTCCAGCTCGTCCAGGCGATGCTCGCGGAGAGCCAGGCCGAGGCGCAGGCCGGCCGGGCGCTCGTGCTCGACGCCGCCCGGGCCTACGACAACGGCAGCGACCGGCTCATCTCACCCTCCAGCGCCAAGTTGTTCTGCACTGAGATGGTCGGACGGGTGGCCGATCGCGCCGTCCAGATTCATGGCGGCATGGGCTACATGCGAGAGGTCGCCGTCGAGCGCTTCTACCGCGACTGCCGGCTCTTCCGTCTCTACGAGGGCACCAGCGAGATCCAGAAGCTGATCATCGCCAAGCAGATGGTTAAGGGGTTCAAGGGATGA
- a CDS encoding MaoC family dehydratase — MTPRVFSSVDEIVSALDEPLGSSRPHTLTQDDIDAFARLTGDEQWIHVDVDRARTGPFGAPIAHGYLVLSLIPALAADVYQLDVGSARLNYGSRTVRFPAPALVNSTLTVASSFVALDRQGPLAKLTVRHIVRSDGAEKPVCVAETITAVVT; from the coding sequence ATGACTCCTCGGGTGTTCAGCAGCGTCGACGAGATCGTGTCCGCGCTCGACGAGCCCCTGGGCTCGTCGCGACCGCACACCCTCACCCAGGACGACATCGACGCCTTCGCCCGCCTCACCGGAGACGAGCAGTGGATCCATGTCGATGTCGACCGGGCCAGGACGGGACCCTTCGGTGCCCCAATAGCTCACGGCTACCTGGTGCTCTCGCTCATCCCCGCTCTGGCAGCCGACGTGTACCAGCTCGACGTGGGGTCCGCCCGGTTGAACTACGGAAGCCGGACGGTCCGGTTCCCGGCGCCAGCCCTGGTGAACTCGACTCTCACGGTCGCGTCGAGCTTCGTAGCGCTGGACCGTCAAGGGCCGCTGGCGAAGCTGACGGTGCGGCACATCGTCCGGAGTGATGGTGCGGAGAAGCCGGTCTGTGTCGCGGAGACCATTACAGCGGTCGTCACCTGA